GACGCTGGGGAAGAGACTGGAGGCTATAAAAAGTAcctgggaggagggaaggcGGAGAGCCCACGAGACGCCGCcgaggagcagcagcatgcGACTCCCGCCTTATGTAAAGCAtcatcccacagcagcagcgACGTGCCAAGGGCACCCAAAAGGGGCTTGGGGGCGGTGAAGGGTGTTTAAGCAGGGCTGAGGGGGGTGCAAAGGGCATTGAAGTGGGGCTTGGGGTGATGCCAAGGGTTTCAAAGTGGGACTCGGGGGTGCGAAGGGCCCCaaagtggggctgggggggtgccAAGGACCACAAAGCTGGGCTAAGGGAGATGCTGGAGGCATCAaagtggggctgggagggcacCAAGGGCCCCGAAGTGGGGCTCTAGGGGTGCAAAGCGCATCAAAGCCGGGCTCTGGGGGGGTGCAAAAAGCATCGAAGCGGGGCGCAAAGAGCATCGAAGCGGGGGTCTCGGGGGGTGCAAAGAGCATCAAAGTGGGGCTCTGAGTGAAGAGCATCAAAGCGGGGCTCTGAGTGTACCAAGGGCCCCATGtggggctctgggggtgctAAAGGCCCTGAAACAGGCCCCTGGGGGTGCAAAGGGCCCCAAGTGGGGCTGGGGAGTTGCCAAGGCCCCGAAGTGGGGCTCTGGGGATGCAAAAAGCATCGAAGCCAGGTTGGGAGGGGGGGCAAGGGCCCCAGGCGGGGCCCTGGCGGTGCAAAGGGCCCTGAagcggggctgggggatgcCAAGGCCCCGAAGCGGGTCTCTGGGGGTTtcccccccgggccgggggtgcggagccgccccctccccagccctttACCTGCCGCCACCGGAGCCAGCGCCAGCAGCACCCACGCCGCCATCGCGGGGGCGTAAGGGCACCGGCgcccacagccccaggcacagGCCCCGCCTCCCGGGGGCGTGGCCAGACACGGAGGGCGTGGTCTGAGCACGcgccgccgggggggggggcggttgCTAAGCGACCGCGTCCTCAGTACGGCCTGAGGCACCGGCGCGGCCTGCGCGGGGCCGAGGGGCcaggcggggccgggggcgcggggccgggggtaCGGGCCGGGGTACAGTGcgccggggggagcgggggggtaCCGGGGGGAaccgggggggtggggagccGGACCGGGAGTGGGGCAGCGGGGGAcagcggggggcagcgggggcaccGCACCGCTCACAGCGCCCGGCCCGGGCACCGCCGCGCACGCGCAGCTGGAGGCGGCAGTGCGCAGgtgcggcgggcgggcggggcggcgcccCCTAGCGGCGGCACGGCCCGCACTCAcgccacacacacccccccccccccccccatcccggGAGCCCGGGTTCGAGTCCCGGCCTCCCCGATTGGGAGGGCGGGGGTGCGGGGTGTAATTAACCCCGACCGTACCGCTGCAGGGGGCCTGGGAAAAGAGGCGGCCATGTCCAtccccacctccagcagcaccctgcgGCTGCCTGCCGGCTTCCAAAacctgctggaggagctggcacTGGAGGTGCTGCGGGTGCAGCCCACCGACGTGGTGGCCTTTGCCGCTCAGCACTTCCAaaggctgctggagcagagagagggtgagtggcacagcacagcagcacccatccccacacctccatcccctgccccacacTACATGGCCTGCCCATCCTGTGTGGCATCATACCTGCCCCATGTGCCCATCGCCCACAGTGTCGTGTCTGCCCCTTGTGCCCATCGCCCATGCCATCATACCTGCCCCTCGTGCCCATCACCCATGGCATTGTGCCTGCCCCATGTGCCCATCGCCCATGGCATCATACCTGCCCCTCATGCCCATCACCCATGCCATCATACCTGCCCCTTGTGCCCATCGCCCATGGCGTCGTGCCTGCCCCTTGTGCCCATCACTCATGGCGTCGTGCCTGCTCCATGTCCCCATCCCAAGGGACTCTGCACCTTGCTCATCCCTtgtgccaccagccctgccccacgTGCCCACCCCCGGGTGTCAGCCCTGCCCCACGGGCCCATCCCAGGTGACATCAagcctctcccttcccccagagAGCTCAGCTGACCTGGCGGTGTGGGGAGCCCAGCTGGAGGACAAGCTTCTCTCCCAGCCCCCTTTCCAGGTgggctgccctccctgccctcccctcgaGAGATTTCAGGGTGCCTGGGGCAAAGGGCTGggtccctgcccccccccctgccccccctgcccttGTCCCGCACCACCTATCTTGTaggttttcctgcttttcctccaggAACCGGAGGAGGACGAGGAGAAGGAGGACAAGgacaaggaggaggagaaggcaggggagcaggcaggcgGAGGTGCATCCACGGCCACGGTAAGGGAGGCAGCACCGAAACAGGGCTATCTGAGCCCAAACCAGCATCAGGGGTAGCTGACAGCACCCACC
This DNA window, taken from Falco cherrug isolate bFalChe1 chromosome 17, bFalChe1.pri, whole genome shotgun sequence, encodes the following:
- the SPA17 gene encoding sperm surface protein Sp17; this encodes MSIPTSSSTLRLPAGFQNLLEELALEVLRVQPTDVVAFAAQHFQRLLEQREESSADLAVWGAQLEDKLLSQPPFQEPEEDEEKEDKDKEEEKAGEQAGGGASTATVREAAPKQGYLSPNQHQG